The Rhododendron vialii isolate Sample 1 chromosome 8a, ASM3025357v1 genome has a window encoding:
- the LOC131335122 gene encoding F-box protein At5g07610-like: protein MNESSGERRNPIIGRASSGPSLAAELIANNTDLLTEILLCLPATSLVRFKSVSKHWLSLISDSQFATRQSGRNRRPSALGLFLRWNCENVKPTYVSLQGHPNPHTLAFLDGVVGAVESFPEITHSSNGLLLCEYRCCISPQVFTSRCYLVCNPTTQSYKLLPSRLLRYVLRAFLAFDPLKSPHYKVVVMGFYPRVQIDIYFSESSSWKQLHPPVTRVIHVVFCSGVIHWIGEGNVISGFDIDSEKMLELPNPPKIDRVDKIRYFGECGGRLTLIQTNTLSAVAFSILEMDKDYCWIVKFQVNLGPLISVFPELESTIHYYSILGFVEGEKEKDFGLVLTIRGKVVYYNLKSETWNVLCDEPIPYSHPYATYPFVACLSPL, encoded by the coding sequence ATGAATGAATCATCCGGTGAAAGAAGAAACCCGATTATCGGTCGTGCTTCGTCGGGACCCTCACTGGCGGCGGAACTAATTGCCAACAACACCGATCTCCTTACCGAGATCCTTCTGTGTCTTCCGGCCACATCCCTAGTCCGATTCAAGTCCGTGTCAAAGCACTGGCTTTCTCTCATCTCCGACTCCCAATTCGCCACCAGACAGTCCGGCCGAAACCGTAGGCCCTCCGCCTTGGGTTTGTTCTTGCGGTGGAACTGTGAGAACGTAAAACCTACGTACGTCTCGCTTCAGGGCCACCCGAATCCACACACGCTCGCCTTCCTCGATGGCGTTGTTGGAGCTGTTGAATCCTTCCCGGAGATTACCCACTCTTCTAACGGCTTACTGTTATGTGAGTATCGCTGCTGTATTTCTCCTCAAGTCTTCACGAGTCGTTGTTACCTTGTTTGTAACCCTACTACGCAGTCATATAAATTGCTTCCATCTAGGCTTCTTCGTTATGTGTTACGTGCTTTCTTGGCTTTTGATCCTTTGAAATCGCCTCACTATAAAGTTGTGGTTATGGGTTTTTATCCCCGTGTTCAAATTGATATCTATTTTTCGGAGAGTTCATCTTGGAAACAACTGCATCCACCCGTTACAAGGGTTATACACGTGGTGTTTTGTAGTGGTGTTATCCACTGGATAGGTGAGGGGAATGTTATCTCGGGATTTGACATTGATTCAGAGAAGATGTTAGAATTGCCAAACCCGCCGAAAATTGATCGTGTGGACAAGATTAGGTATTttggagaatgtggtggccgTTTGACTCTTATTCAGACTAATACACTTTCTGCTGTGGCGTTCAGTATCCTTGAGATGGACAAGGACTATTGTTGGATTGTGAAGTTTCAGGTCAATCTTGGACCCTTGATTTCTGTATTCCCCGAATTGGAAAGCACAATCCATTACTATTCGATCTTGGGTTTTGTGGagggggagaaggaaaaagattttGGACTTGTGTTAACCATTCGAGGGAAAGTAGTATACTATAATCTGAAGTCCGAGACATGGAATGTGCTTTGTGATGAACCAATTCCTTATAGTCATCCTTACGCAACTTATCCATTTGTTGCATGCCTATCCCCTCTCTGA